GCTGGTACTGATCCTGAACCAAAATCTGGATCAAGTCGGCCTTCTTGGCCGCTTCGGCCGCGCTGACCGGCTCGAAGCCGTGCTCACGGGCCAGCTGCCAGTTGGGGCCGCCCGGACGCTGGCCGATGATGACCTGCACGCCGGAGTCGCGCAGATTCTGCGCATGGGCATGACCCTGGCTGCCATACCCGATGATGGCCACGATCTTGTCTTTGAGTATATTCAGATCTGCATCCTTGTCATAATAAACTTTCATAGTATCTCCTTCTCTCGTGAATATTGATACCCGCAATAGCGGATCCTCAGCCAATTGGTCTTCAGTCGGCAAGCTGCATGCTGCGGCGCATGGCCACGGTCCCGGCGCGGATGAACTCCTTGACGCCGAAACGCTGCAAGAGGGCCACCACGGCCTTTATCTTGCCCTGATCACCGGTGATTTCAAGGGTCAGCTCGTCAGGACTGACATCAACCACCTTGCACCTGAAAATATCCGCTATGCGCAGCACTTCCGCGCGCTTGGCGTCCTCAGCACCGACCTTCATGAGCACGATCTCGCGCTCCACAGCCTGCAGGTGCGTCAGATCGACGACCTTGATGACAGTGATAAGCTTGTGCAGCTGTTTCATGATCTGCTCGATGATCTGTTCGTCGCCGCTGGTGCAGATGGTGATATGGGAAACTCCCGTTTCCAGGGTCGGGCCGACGTTCAGGGATTCGATGTTGAATCCCCGGCCGCTGAACAGGCCGACCACGCGGGACAGGACTCCGGGTTCGTTCTCGACAAGTATGGATAAGACATGTCTCATGGCGGCCTCCTAAACCAGCAACATTTCCGACAGGGCCGCGCCTGCCGGGACCATGGGCGCGACGTTTTCCTCGGGCTCCACGCGCACATCAACGATGACCGGACCCGGATAGGCGAAGGCCTCTTTCAGGGTCGCCTCCAGATCCTCGGCTCTTTCGACCAGAAATCCTCCGGCCCCGTAGGCCTTGGCCAGGGCCACGAAATCGGGGTTGGTGTGCAGGCAGGTGGCGCAATAATTCTTCTTGTAGAAAAGTTCCTGCCACTGCCGGACCATGCCCAGATACCCGTTGTTCAGGATGACGATCTTGACCGGCACCTGATAGCTGACCGCCGTGGCCAGTTCCTGGATGTTCATCTGGATGGACCCGTCGCCCGCGATATCGACCACCAGCTTGTCCGGAAAAGCAAGCTGGGCCCCGATGGCCGCCGGAAAGCCGTAGCCCATGGTTCCAAGGCCGCCGGAGGTCAAAAGGGTGCGCGGTTTGCGGTAGGTATAGAACTGCGCGGCCCACATCTGGTTCTGGCCCACCTCGGTGGCGATAATGGCCTCGCCTTTGGAAAGCTCATGAATTTTTTCCACCACCCACTGCGGTTTGATGGCCCCGCCATTCTTTGCATAGCTGAGCGGATGGGAAACGCGCATCTCGGTCAGGGAGGTGTTCCAGGTCTCGTGCTTGGCCTGCCAGTCCACGTCTTTGATCTTGGCCGCCTCTTCGATCAGTCCGGCCAAGGCCTGCTTACAGTCCGCGACAATGGGCACATCCACGACCACGTTCTTGCTGATGGAGGTGGGGTCGATGTCGATGTGGATGATTTTGGCCCGGGCGGCAAAGGAATTGACCCGGCCCGTGACCCGGTCATCAAAACGCGCGCCCACGGAAATGAGCACGTCGCAATTATTGATGGCCATGTTGGCCGTGTAGGTCCCGTGCATGCCAAGCATCCCGAGCCACAGGGGGTGATCTCCGGGAAAAGCGCCAAGGCCCATCAGCGTGGTGGTGACCGGCAGATGGAACATTTCCGCCAGCCGGGTCAGTTCCGCGGCGCTGTCGGATGAGATGACACCGCCACCGGCATAGATCACCGGCTGCTTGCTCTGGGCGATAAGCTCTGCGGCCTTGCGCAACTGTTTGCGATTCGGATTAACGTTGGGATTGTAACTGCGAAGACTTATGGTTTCCGGATAGGAAAACTTGGTCTTGGAGTTGACCACATCTTTGGGCAGGTCAATGAGGACCGGACCCGGCCTGCCGGTCCGTGCAATATAAAAAGCCTGCTTGATGGTCGTGGCCAAGTCGGCGACATTCTTGACCAGATAGTTGTGTTTGGTGCAGGGCCGGGTGATGCCCACGATGTCGGCTTCCTGAAAGGCATCGTTGCCGATCAGGTGCGTGGGCACCTGCCCCGTGATCACAACCAAGGGAATGGAATCCATGTAGGCCGTGGCGATTCCGGTCACGGTATTGGTCGCGCCGGGCCCGGATGTGACCAGGCACACGCCCACCTTGCCCGATGCCCTGGCGAAACCGTCGGCTGCGTGGACTGCGGCCTGTTCGTGACGGACCAGAATATGTTTGATCGGGTGCTTGGGGAGTTCGTCATAAATGTCGATGACCGCACCCCCGGGAAATCCGAAAATGAGATCAACCCCTTCCCGCTTCAAACACTCCATTAGAATCTGGGCACCGGTGAGGACCATGGCTTCCTATCCCTCCTGACGTTTGTATTTCTCAAGCAAAGTCTGAATCCGGGTTTTGCCGGCCAGCTTTTTCTTCTTGTATTCTTTCACTTCCAGATCTTCAGCAGGGGAAAGCACGGCTTTGCCCGAGTAGCGCTCCAAAAGTTTTTCAAAACCCACATGTTCCTCCCACAGACTCTTGAGTTCCTCGTCGTG
This DNA window, taken from Desulfomicrobium sp. ZS1, encodes the following:
- a CDS encoding DUF465 domain-containing protein gives rise to the protein MEQQDLELIAANLGHDEELKSLWEEHVGFEKLLERYSGKAVLSPAEDLEVKEYKKKKLAGKTRIQTLLEKYKRQEG
- the ilvN gene encoding acetolactate synthase small subunit, translated to MRHVLSILVENEPGVLSRVVGLFSGRGFNIESLNVGPTLETGVSHITICTSGDEQIIEQIMKQLHKLITVIKVVDLTHLQAVEREIVLMKVGAEDAKRAEVLRIADIFRCKVVDVSPDELTLEITGDQGKIKAVVALLQRFGVKEFIRAGTVAMRRSMQLAD
- the ilvB gene encoding biosynthetic-type acetolactate synthase large subunit; its protein translation is MVLTGAQILMECLKREGVDLIFGFPGGAVIDIYDELPKHPIKHILVRHEQAAVHAADGFARASGKVGVCLVTSGPGATNTVTGIATAYMDSIPLVVITGQVPTHLIGNDAFQEADIVGITRPCTKHNYLVKNVADLATTIKQAFYIARTGRPGPVLIDLPKDVVNSKTKFSYPETISLRSYNPNVNPNRKQLRKAAELIAQSKQPVIYAGGGVISSDSAAELTRLAEMFHLPVTTTLMGLGAFPGDHPLWLGMLGMHGTYTANMAINNCDVLISVGARFDDRVTGRVNSFAARAKIIHIDIDPTSISKNVVVDVPIVADCKQALAGLIEEAAKIKDVDWQAKHETWNTSLTEMRVSHPLSYAKNGGAIKPQWVVEKIHELSKGEAIIATEVGQNQMWAAQFYTYRKPRTLLTSGGLGTMGYGFPAAIGAQLAFPDKLVVDIAGDGSIQMNIQELATAVSYQVPVKIVILNNGYLGMVRQWQELFYKKNYCATCLHTNPDFVALAKAYGAGGFLVERAEDLEATLKEAFAYPGPVIVDVRVEPEENVAPMVPAGAALSEMLLV